One window of Desulfarculus baarsii DSM 2075 genomic DNA carries:
- the rplI gene encoding 50S ribosomal protein L9: protein MQVILIKEVLGLGDPGELVEVKRGYARNFLVPQGLAVLATKKNMAAVEAERKRIAVQQAKEAARIRQEAAGVSGASVTIKVRAGEHGKLYGSVSTKEIAAALAEAGHDIDRRRIMLDNPIKDLGKYPVKIKLHPQVIVEVSVTVEGVFAKDEQAEAAAGKEVEESQTEE, encoded by the coding sequence ATGCAGGTCATCCTCATCAAAGAGGTTTTGGGCCTGGGCGATCCGGGCGAGTTGGTCGAGGTCAAGCGCGGGTACGCCCGCAACTTCCTCGTGCCCCAGGGCCTGGCCGTTCTGGCCACCAAAAAGAACATGGCCGCGGTGGAGGCGGAGCGTAAGCGCATCGCCGTCCAGCAGGCCAAGGAAGCCGCGCGTATCCGCCAAGAAGCCGCCGGCGTATCCGGCGCCTCGGTGACCATCAAGGTGCGCGCCGGCGAACACGGCAAGCTCTACGGCTCGGTCTCCACCAAGGAGATCGCCGCCGCTCTGGCCGAGGCTGGTCACGACATCGATCGCCGGCGCATCATGCTGGACAACCCGATCAAGGATCTGGGAAAATACCCCGTCAAGATCAAGTTGCACCCGCAGGTGATCGTCGAGGTCTCGGTGACGGTCGAGGGCGTCTTCGCCAAGGACGAACAGGCCGAGGCCGCCGCCGGCAAAGAGGTCGAGGAGTCCCAAACCGAGGAGTAG
- the rpsR gene encoding 30S ribosomal protein S18 — translation MVNKKRRFGRRKVCRFCADTTIKIDYKDPRTLRYFTTERGKIIPRRISGCCAKHQRELTLAIKRSRHIALLPFGSSYM, via the coding sequence ATGGTCAACAAGAAGAGAAGGTTCGGTCGGCGCAAGGTTTGCCGTTTCTGCGCGGACACCACCATAAAGATCGACTACAAGGACCCGCGCACCCTGCGCTATTTCACCACCGAGCGCGGCAAGATCATCCCCCGGCGCATCAGCGGTTGCTGCGCCAAGCATCAGCGCGAGCTGACCCTGGCCATCAAGCGTTCGCGGCACATCGCGCTGCTGCCCTTCGGCTCTTCTTATATGTAG
- the rpsF gene encoding 30S ribosomal protein S6 gives MRHYETIFIIDPELPEDECSAVVDKFKGILEKDGSEMVKVDLWGRRRLAYQVKKYTKGFFVLFEYGAKPAVVDELERNFKIDERVIRFLSVKLGDVFDQEAIAQAQAEAAAKASRRSAESSDDDDFDSRFSEEDTEEDSEE, from the coding sequence ATGAGGCATTACGAAACCATTTTCATCATTGATCCAGAGCTGCCCGAGGACGAGTGCTCCGCCGTCGTCGATAAATTCAAGGGCATCCTGGAAAAAGACGGCTCCGAGATGGTCAAGGTCGACCTGTGGGGCCGCCGGCGCCTGGCTTATCAAGTCAAAAAGTACACCAAGGGCTTTTTCGTGCTGTTCGAGTATGGCGCCAAGCCCGCGGTGGTCGACGAGCTGGAGCGCAATTTCAAGATCGACGAGCGCGTGATCCGCTTCCTCTCCGTCAAGCTGGGGGATGTTTTCGATCAGGAGGCCATCGCCCAGGCCCAAGCCGAGGCGGCCGCCAAGGCCAGCCGGCGTAGCGCCGAATCTTCCGATGACGACGATTTCGACTCGCGTTTCTCGGAAGAAGACACTGAAGAAGACTCGGAAGAATAA
- a CDS encoding NUDIX domain-containing protein — MTPPSLNLARPVMDVACAAIFRGGRLLLAQRQDNGLWELPGGKRRPSETMRQCLRREIIEELACRLTPLALLGLLRQRRAPGPDLALWAFGCRLIGPHEPRALEHLALRWVRPAEADGLALCPADRLLLGLWRPPRGPISRNCLRRLDKSPGKW, encoded by the coding sequence ATGACCCCACCATCCTTGAACCTGGCCCGGCCGGTCATGGACGTGGCCTGCGCGGCCATCTTTCGCGGCGGCCGGTTATTGCTGGCCCAGCGCCAGGATAACGGCCTGTGGGAGTTGCCCGGCGGCAAGCGGCGGCCCAGCGAAACCATGCGCCAGTGCCTGCGCCGCGAGATCATTGAAGAATTGGCCTGCCGCTTGACTCCGCTGGCCCTGCTGGGCCTGCTCCGCCAGCGCCGCGCGCCCGGGCCAGATCTGGCCTTGTGGGCCTTTGGCTGCCGGCTGATCGGCCCCCACGAACCGCGCGCCCTGGAGCACCTTGCCCTGCGCTGGGTTCGGCCGGCCGAGGCCGACGGCCTGGCCCTCTGCCCGGCCGATCGCCTGCTGCTGGGCCTCTGGCGGCCGCCCAGGGGGCCGATCAGCCGCAATTGCTTGCGCAGGCTTGACAAATCGCCTGGCAAGTGGTAA
- a CDS encoding tetratricopeptide repeat protein — MQTIDLAVSGRLIQLKSGSALALNPDVSFNVVRASTDAWFDFGLDYRLRSHPSYDLRAPHTLREILGEDKVYHVEAVALDVYKNGLPVGTVSLLVRPSSLDWLRRAQSVEALEDKILCMKKVWELTPGDEMVFQQLLGLLIEAHQYDQAVEMLKAALAEKDDPALQRKLADLYAKQDKPEQALALWSRLLPASPQDAQLLSDMAAAQEQLRRWPQAAESLDRLAGLQRGRLKAATLLRQAKALQLAGQTERAVEATSQAATADPQNVAVWNDLADQMGALGRRGQQLDVLTKAADLHPTDFILQQRLATALLEAGRRDEALAQLERLAAMRPDDAAILLKMARLLDEKKDRKRLTELYDRLGKLRPDDPDINFNLGVLHLDAGRLDQAADKLAVVAKAKPDDLDVQEAYFEALASQKKWDQAAEQAAAMFAANDAAKVAAIVYPGLAANRPDKLAAMLDKALEAKPAAKSLYEMRATLALDREKPREAAKALAKAVEAFPDDLAMAMRLAELYEALGNDAKALALFEKILDKNADYPEAQEHYLQLKTRMLSNSDRKK; from the coding sequence TTGCAGACCATCGACCTGGCCGTGAGCGGCCGCTTGATCCAGTTGAAATCCGGCAGCGCCCTGGCCCTCAACCCGGACGTCTCCTTCAACGTGGTGCGAGCCAGCACCGACGCCTGGTTTGACTTTGGCCTGGATTATCGCCTGCGCAGCCACCCCAGCTACGACCTGCGCGCGCCGCACACCCTGCGCGAAATCCTGGGCGAGGACAAGGTCTACCACGTGGAGGCCGTGGCTCTGGACGTCTACAAAAACGGCCTGCCGGTGGGGACTGTCTCACTTTTGGTGCGGCCGTCGTCGCTGGACTGGCTGCGCCGGGCCCAGAGCGTCGAGGCGTTGGAAGACAAGATCCTGTGCATGAAAAAGGTCTGGGAGCTGACCCCCGGCGATGAGATGGTCTTTCAACAGCTGCTGGGGCTTTTGATCGAAGCCCATCAATACGACCAGGCCGTGGAGATGCTCAAGGCCGCCCTGGCCGAAAAGGACGACCCGGCCCTGCAACGCAAGCTGGCCGATCTTTACGCCAAGCAGGACAAGCCCGAACAGGCCCTGGCCCTCTGGAGCCGCCTGCTGCCGGCCAGCCCCCAGGACGCCCAACTGCTTTCGGACATGGCCGCCGCCCAGGAGCAACTGCGCCGCTGGCCCCAGGCCGCCGAGAGCCTGGACCGCCTGGCCGGCCTGCAACGGGGCCGCCTCAAGGCCGCCACCCTGCTGCGCCAGGCCAAGGCCTTGCAACTGGCCGGGCAGACGGAACGGGCCGTGGAGGCCACCAGCCAAGCCGCCACGGCCGATCCCCAAAACGTGGCTGTCTGGAACGATCTGGCCGATCAAATGGGCGCGCTGGGCCGGCGCGGGCAACAACTGGACGTCCTGACCAAGGCCGCCGACCTGCATCCGACCGACTTCATCCTGCAACAACGCCTGGCCACGGCCCTTTTGGAGGCCGGCCGACGCGACGAGGCCCTGGCCCAGTTGGAGCGCCTGGCGGCCATGCGCCCCGACGACGCGGCCATCTTGCTTAAAATGGCCCGACTGCTCGACGAGAAAAAAGACCGCAAGCGCCTGACCGAGCTCTATGACCGCCTGGGCAAACTGCGCCCCGACGACCCGGACATCAACTTCAACCTGGGCGTGCTGCATCTGGACGCCGGCCGGTTGGATCAGGCCGCCGACAAGTTGGCCGTGGTGGCCAAGGCCAAACCCGACGACCTGGATGTGCAGGAGGCCTATTTCGAAGCCCTGGCCAGCCAAAAGAAATGGGATCAAGCCGCCGAGCAGGCCGCGGCCATGTTCGCCGCCAACGACGCGGCCAAAGTGGCGGCCATCGTTTATCCGGGCCTGGCGGCCAACCGGCCCGACAAACTGGCGGCCATGCTGGACAAGGCCCTGGAGGCCAAACCGGCGGCCAAATCGCTCTACGAAATGCGCGCGACCCTGGCCCTGGACCGCGAAAAACCGCGCGAGGCGGCCAAGGCCCTGGCCAAGGCGGTGGAGGCCTTTCCCGACGACCTGGCCATGGCCATGCGCCTGGCCGAACTTTACGAGGCCCTGGGCAACGACGCCAAGGCCCTGGCCCTGTTCGAAAAAATTCTGGACAAAAACGCCGATTATCCCGAGGCCCAGGAACATTATCTGCAACTGAAAACGCGCATGCTCTCCAACTCCGACCGCAAAAAATGA
- a CDS encoding MiaB/RimO family radical SAM methylthiotransferase, with the protein MSAKRFCLHSLGCKVNQAEAAHLADELTALGWTRVPEARRGDLAVLLTCAVTASASRQSRQMARRLARVAGPESVVASGCGVQAEAQAYLAEGVIVVGRAELAQLARIIDRQAWPEQGPPPPPDAGAFCMGALQPGELRGRGLLKVQDGCNAGCAYCIVPATRGRPRSLPLAQAVAAFRGMAQAGAQEIVLTGIHLGRWGLDLAGKPRLAELLEAMLAADDRPRLRLSSLESHEIEPRLVQLAAAEPRLCPHFHLPLQSGDDRVLKAMGRPYSAAQYAQVVRDLAAALPSPCLGADVLVGLPGEDHAAHRQTLELLESLPISYLHVFPYSPRPGTRAVEMPGRPSGHEVGQRAAVLRRLGQAKHLAFLRSRIGRRLEVVVEGGGLGRSADYCLVTLEHGPPPGERLSVLAGELIETPRGPGLRGQPVA; encoded by the coding sequence ATGTCGGCCAAACGCTTTTGCCTGCACAGCCTGGGTTGCAAGGTCAACCAGGCCGAGGCGGCCCATCTAGCCGATGAACTGACGGCCCTGGGCTGGACCCGCGTGCCGGAGGCGCGGCGCGGCGATCTGGCCGTACTGCTTACCTGCGCGGTGACGGCCTCGGCCTCGCGGCAATCACGGCAGATGGCCAGGCGTCTGGCCCGCGTGGCGGGGCCGGAGTCGGTCGTGGCCAGCGGCTGCGGGGTTCAGGCCGAGGCCCAGGCCTATCTGGCCGAGGGCGTCATCGTGGTGGGCCGGGCGGAGCTTGCCCAATTGGCCCGGATCATCGACCGGCAAGCGTGGCCGGAGCAGGGCCCGCCGCCGCCGCCCGACGCCGGCGCGTTTTGCATGGGCGCCCTACAGCCGGGCGAGTTGCGCGGCCGGGGCCTGCTCAAGGTGCAGGACGGCTGCAACGCGGGCTGCGCCTATTGCATCGTGCCCGCCACCCGGGGCCGACCGCGCAGCCTGCCGCTGGCGCAAGCCGTGGCCGCCTTTCGGGGCATGGCCCAGGCCGGCGCGCAAGAGATCGTGCTGACGGGCATCCATCTGGGTCGTTGGGGCCTGGATCTGGCCGGCAAGCCGCGCCTGGCCGAGCTGTTGGAGGCCATGCTGGCCGCCGACGACCGGCCCAGGCTGCGCCTGTCGTCGCTGGAATCCCACGAGATCGAGCCCAGGCTGGTGCAACTGGCCGCCGCCGAGCCGCGCCTGTGCCCGCACTTTCATCTGCCCCTGCAATCGGGCGACGACCGCGTGCTGAAGGCCATGGGCCGGCCCTATTCGGCCGCGCAATACGCCCAGGTCGTCCGTGATCTGGCGGCGGCCCTGCCCAGCCCGTGCCTGGGGGCCGACGTGCTGGTGGGCCTGCCCGGCGAGGACCACGCGGCCCATCGCCAAACACTGGAGCTGTTGGAATCGCTGCCCATCAGCTATCTGCACGTGTTTCCCTACTCGCCCCGGCCGGGCACCCGCGCGGTCGAGATGCCCGGCCGGCCTTCGGGCCACGAGGTTGGCCAACGCGCGGCGGTGCTGCGGCGGCTGGGCCAGGCCAAGCACCTGGCGTTTCTGCGCTCGCGCATCGGCCGGCGGCTGGAGGTAGTCGTCGAGGGCGGCGGCCTGGGCCGTAGCGCCGATTACTGCCTGGTGACCCTGGAGCATGGCCCGCCGCCGGGCGAGCGCCTGAGCGTGCTGGCCGGCGAGTTGATCGAAACGCCCCGTGGCCCCGGCCTGCGCGGCCAGCCGGTGGCTTGA
- a CDS encoding pyridoxal phosphate-dependent aminotransferase, with amino-acid sequence MPIAAKIVDYIERASWIRAMFEVGAKLKAQVGAENVFDFSLGNPNLEPPAEFFEVARELIVNHQPGDHAYMPNGGFPAVRQTIAEHLRKQHGLPFDVDTILMTVGAAGAINITLKTILNPGDEVLVPAPLFMEYNFYIENHGGRMITAPTKADFSLDVEAMARAINEKTAAVIINNPNNPSGAVYSQAQIDALAEMLRQQSARIKRPIYLICDEPYRQIIFDGLQAPSLFKAYDNSILVTSFSKSLSLPGERIGYAAVHPQLADKAQVVAGMTLCNRILGFVNAPGLQQRIVARLLDCQADMGQYAKKRDLICQVLDAAGFDYTRPGGTFYVFPKSPIADDVAFVRAAQEEYILVVPGVGFMGPGHFRIAFCCSDETIERSAPAFKRLRQRF; translated from the coding sequence ATGCCGATCGCCGCCAAAATCGTCGACTACATCGAACGCGCCAGTTGGATCCGGGCCATGTTTGAAGTTGGAGCCAAGCTCAAGGCTCAGGTCGGCGCGGAAAACGTCTTCGATTTTTCGCTGGGCAACCCCAATCTGGAGCCGCCGGCCGAGTTTTTCGAGGTGGCCCGCGAGTTGATCGTCAACCACCAGCCCGGCGATCACGCCTACATGCCAAATGGCGGCTTCCCGGCCGTGCGCCAGACCATTGCCGAACACCTGCGCAAGCAGCACGGCCTGCCCTTCGACGTCGACACCATCCTGATGACCGTGGGCGCGGCCGGGGCCATCAACATCACGTTGAAAACCATCCTCAACCCAGGCGACGAGGTGCTGGTGCCAGCGCCGTTGTTCATGGAATACAATTTCTACATCGAAAACCATGGCGGCCGCATGATCACCGCCCCGACCAAGGCCGACTTCAGCCTGGACGTGGAGGCCATGGCCCGGGCCATCAACGAAAAAACCGCCGCGGTGATCATCAACAACCCCAACAACCCCAGCGGCGCGGTCTATTCCCAGGCCCAGATCGACGCCCTGGCCGAGATGCTGCGCCAACAAAGCGCGCGCATCAAGCGCCCCATATACCTCATCTGCGACGAGCCCTATCGCCAGATCATCTTCGACGGCCTGCAAGCGCCCAGCCTGTTCAAGGCCTACGATAACAGCATCCTGGTCACCTCCTTTAGCAAGAGCCTGAGCCTGCCCGGCGAACGCATCGGTTACGCGGCCGTGCACCCCCAGCTCGCCGACAAGGCCCAGGTCGTGGCCGGCATGACCCTGTGCAACCGCATCCTGGGTTTTGTCAACGCCCCCGGCCTGCAACAGCGCATCGTGGCCCGGTTGCTGGATTGCCAGGCCGACATGGGCCAGTACGCCAAAAAGCGCGATCTCATCTGCCAGGTGCTCGACGCGGCCGGTTTTGACTACACTCGCCCCGGCGGCACGTTCTATGTCTTCCCCAAGAGCCCCATCGCCGACGACGTGGCCTTCGTGCGGGCGGCCCAAGAGGAATACATCCTGGTGGTGCCGGGCGTGGGCTTCATGGGTCCGGGCCATTTCCGCATCGCCTTCTGTTGCTCGGACGAGACCATCGAACGCTCGGCCCCGGCCTTCAAGAGGCTGCGCCAGCGGTTCTAG
- a CDS encoding HD-GYP domain-containing protein — protein MAEQGAQPKLYPGFVYFSLRTLIPETLLPCDVYFEAFIERLGRTRLIPALKKGQPINGQWLDDLLEQGLTHSYAKQEDLEALQEYLFNKSRIELDNLSMEQRQELLYESALCSIKSAMMEPRNGRRLAVGVRTVRRLLDCVWDCDEARKSLLKVMTSDRNIFVHSLNCCLLGASFAHHLGWSQEQAEQLAVALFFHDLALVDNLDHGEQHEDINFDLNRENSDQFHPIRSRDYLSILPELSPQVLDTVQNHHENLDGTGYPRKTSANQLSVAARIARIIDYYELHTSSAEGKALAPFLALRAMQTEYAHGMDQRLVAEFIRFLGKV, from the coding sequence ATGGCCGAGCAAGGCGCGCAGCCCAAACTATACCCCGGATTTGTCTATTTTTCGCTGAGGACGCTCATCCCCGAGACGCTCCTGCCCTGCGACGTCTATTTCGAAGCCTTCATCGAACGCCTTGGCCGCACGCGGTTGATCCCGGCGTTGAAAAAGGGCCAGCCCATCAATGGGCAATGGCTCGACGACCTGTTGGAGCAGGGCCTGACCCACTCCTACGCCAAGCAGGAAGACCTGGAGGCGCTTCAGGAATATCTGTTCAACAAATCCAGGATCGAGCTGGACAACCTCTCCATGGAGCAACGCCAGGAGCTTTTGTACGAAAGCGCCCTGTGCTCGATCAAGTCGGCCATGATGGAGCCGCGCAACGGCCGCCGTTTGGCCGTGGGCGTGCGCACCGTGCGCCGCCTGCTCGATTGCGTCTGGGATTGCGACGAGGCCCGCAAAAGCCTGCTCAAAGTCATGACCAGCGACCGCAATATCTTTGTCCATTCCCTGAACTGCTGCCTGTTGGGCGCCAGTTTCGCCCATCATCTGGGCTGGAGCCAGGAGCAGGCCGAGCAACTGGCCGTGGCCCTGTTTTTCCACGACTTGGCCCTGGTCGACAACCTGGATCACGGCGAGCAACACGAAGACATCAATTTCGACCTCAACCGCGAAAACAGCGACCAATTCCACCCGATCCGCTCCCGGGACTACCTGAGCATCCTGCCCGAGCTGTCGCCACAGGTGCTCGACACCGTGCAGAATCACCACGAAAACCTGGACGGCACGGGCTACCCGCGCAAAACGTCGGCCAACCAACTGAGCGTGGCCGCACGCATCGCCCGCATCATCGACTATTACGAGTTGCACACGTCCAGCGCCGAAGGCAAGGCCTTGGCCCCGTTCTTGGCCCTGCGCGCCATGCAGACGGAATACGCCCACGGCATGGACCAGCGCCTGGTCGCCGAATTTATCCGTTTCCTGGGCAAAGTTTGA
- a CDS encoding YkgJ family cysteine cluster protein: MAEIYATWDAEAAGEALACRAGCGACCTDRVALGWAEARVLRDGLRAMGRHDLIEAIVERQPPPQARPRATTNQVAALCLAGQEPPDDPAPAEPAGRCPLLGPDERCLAYVQRPLACRIMASRRRCRAGGEAVLGDWLITLGLCLSQLAEQCSAGEPYGLLSDVLARQTGQTGRPLLCCQDLPGLPAPPEHLERLERVVGALMARPCLNGLPVGHWLGRLRVGAPRQA, from the coding sequence TTGGCTGAGATATACGCCACCTGGGACGCCGAGGCGGCTGGCGAGGCCCTGGCCTGTCGGGCTGGCTGCGGGGCCTGCTGCACCGATCGCGTGGCTTTGGGCTGGGCCGAGGCGCGGGTGCTTCGTGACGGCCTGCGGGCCATGGGGCGCCATGATCTGATCGAGGCTATCGTCGAGCGCCAGCCGCCGCCCCAGGCCCGGCCGCGCGCCACCACCAACCAGGTGGCGGCTCTGTGCCTCGCTGGTCAGGAGCCGCCCGACGACCCCGCGCCGGCCGAGCCGGCCGGTCGTTGCCCGCTGTTGGGCCCAGACGAGCGCTGCCTGGCCTATGTCCAGCGCCCCCTGGCCTGTCGGATCATGGCCTCGCGTCGACGCTGCCGGGCCGGCGGCGAGGCCGTGCTCGGCGATTGGCTGATCACCCTGGGCTTGTGCCTGTCGCAGTTGGCCGAGCAGTGTTCGGCCGGAGAGCCCTATGGCCTGCTGTCGGACGTGCTGGCCCGGCAAACCGGCCAGACCGGGCGACCGCTTTTGTGCTGCCAAGACCTGCCCGGCCTGCCCGCGCCGCCCGAGCACCTGGAACGCCTGGAGCGGGTCGTGGGCGCGCTGATGGCCAGGCCGTGCCTGAACGGTCTGCCGGTGGGTCATTGGTTGGGCCGCCTGCGCGTCGGCGCTCCGCGCCAGGCGTGA
- a CDS encoding SoxR reducing system RseC family protein, with amino-acid sequence MTEQGYVRAVRGGMAMVETIQTEACSQCSSRGACQMMGGERMRVVPAINEAGAKEGQRVIIAARRSTVMGAGFLVYMVPVMALIGGAVVGKAYGPDYGFEPQSAAVLLGVGLLAACWLAISRFSKRMAGNKNLAVRVIRIVKDTQDGGADAVDQCSAGV; translated from the coding sequence ATGACGGAACAAGGCTATGTCCGCGCGGTGCGGGGGGGCATGGCCATGGTGGAAACGATTCAGACCGAGGCCTGCTCCCAGTGCTCCTCGCGGGGCGCCTGCCAAATGATGGGCGGGGAACGCATGCGCGTGGTGCCGGCCATCAACGAGGCGGGGGCCAAGGAAGGCCAGCGCGTGATCATCGCCGCCAGGCGCAGCACGGTCATGGGCGCGGGATTTCTGGTTTACATGGTCCCGGTTATGGCCCTGATCGGCGGGGCGGTGGTGGGCAAGGCCTATGGGCCTGATTATGGCTTCGAGCCACAGAGCGCGGCGGTATTGCTGGGCGTGGGCTTGCTGGCCGCCTGTTGGCTGGCGATCAGTCGGTTTTCCAAACGGATGGCTGGCAACAAAAACCTGGCTGTCAGGGTGATCAGGATCGTCAAAGACACGCAAGATGGAGGGGCCGATGCTGTGGACCAGTGTTCTGCTGGCGTATGA
- a CDS encoding universal stress protein: MLWTSVLLAYDNSPTALRAVEYVGQMFSKVEGVKVTVFTVYEKIPEYDMVETPFTNKVRSNIEALRRDKAEVTAGLEEVKKHLCRMGFEDSQVTIQTMERKKSVAKDIVEMVRAGGFGTVVLGSHGQKGSIFGSIANDVLKSLKDVSVVAVA, encoded by the coding sequence ATGCTGTGGACCAGTGTTCTGCTGGCGTATGACAATTCTCCCACGGCCTTGCGGGCGGTGGAGTATGTTGGGCAGATGTTCTCCAAGGTCGAGGGCGTCAAGGTGACGGTGTTCACCGTCTACGAAAAGATCCCCGAGTACGATATGGTCGAGACGCCCTTCACCAACAAGGTCCGTTCCAACATCGAGGCCCTGCGGCGCGACAAGGCCGAGGTTACCGCCGGCCTGGAGGAAGTCAAGAAGCACCTCTGTCGCATGGGCTTTGAAGACAGCCAGGTGACCATCCAGACCATGGAGCGCAAAAAGAGCGTGGCCAAGGACATCGTCGAGATGGTGCGGGCCGGCGGCTTCGGCACGGTGGTGCTGGGTAGTCACGGCCAAAAGGGCAGCATTTTCGGTTCGATAGCCAATGATGTCCTCAAGTCGCTCAAGGATGTCAGCGTGGTGGCCGTGGCCTGA
- a CDS encoding FAD:protein FMN transferase: MKSTPKINRRSFLKLAGVAGAAAALPLASPAIGLAGLGRKQHVAQQTRMMMGTLVSITVVDASPALAQDAMLQAFASIDGLSPIFDRHNSGGLVATLNASGRIGEMPPALRQVLTLCQSVQRASNGAFDISVAPVVDAYKNSFAATGRAPSDEVIQRALDAMGGVQFSASGMSLTRQGAGVTLDGVAKGFMVDQGLAAAAKAGAKHVLINAGGDIGVLGDRGNGQPWRVAISDPDNPTTPKMVINMTQGAVATSGNYEVYFDSEKLYHHIVNPANGACPRSDASVSVRAGSAAMADALSTACFVMEPKAARAFLAQGVGLDGLILTRQGQRFMTEGFVG, encoded by the coding sequence ATGAAATCCACCCCGAAAATCAACCGCCGTTCGTTCCTGAAGCTGGCCGGCGTCGCCGGCGCGGCCGCCGCCCTGCCCCTGGCCTCGCCGGCCATCGGCCTGGCCGGCCTGGGCCGCAAGCAACACGTGGCCCAGCAAACCAGGATGATGATGGGCACCTTGGTCTCGATCACCGTGGTCGACGCCTCGCCCGCCCTGGCCCAGGACGCCATGCTCCAGGCCTTCGCCAGCATCGACGGCCTGAGCCCCATCTTCGATCGTCACAACAGCGGCGGCCTGGTGGCCACCCTCAACGCCAGCGGCCGCATCGGCGAAATGCCCCCGGCCCTGCGCCAGGTGCTGACCCTGTGCCAGAGCGTGCAGCGGGCCAGCAACGGCGCTTTCGACATCAGCGTGGCCCCCGTGGTCGACGCCTACAAAAACAGCTTCGCCGCCACCGGCCGCGCGCCCAGCGACGAAGTGATCCAGCGTGCCCTCGACGCCATGGGCGGCGTGCAATTCAGCGCCAGCGGCATGAGCCTCACCCGCCAGGGCGCCGGCGTCACCCTTGACGGCGTGGCCAAAGGCTTCATGGTCGACCAGGGCCTGGCCGCCGCGGCCAAGGCCGGGGCCAAGCACGTGTTGATCAACGCCGGCGGCGACATCGGCGTGCTGGGCGATCGGGGCAACGGCCAACCTTGGCGCGTGGCCATCTCCGACCCCGACAACCCCACCACGCCCAAGATGGTCATCAACATGACCCAGGGCGCGGTGGCCACCAGCGGCAACTACGAAGTGTACTTCGATAGCGAAAAGCTCTATCACCACATCGTCAACCCGGCCAACGGCGCTTGCCCGCGCAGCGACGCCAGCGTCAGCGTCCGGGCCGGCTCGGCGGCCATGGCCGACGCCCTGTCCACCGCCTGCTTCGTCATGGAGCCCAAGGCGGCCCGGGCCTTCCTGGCCCAGGGCGTGGGGCTCGACGGCCTGATCCTGACCCGTCAGGGCCAGCGCTTCATGACCGAAGGCTTTGTCGGCTAA